In Alteracholeplasma palmae J233, a single genomic region encodes these proteins:
- a CDS encoding carbohydrate ABC transporter permease has protein sequence MPLYFFRVIVYTVLILITLGIIFIFYTLIINSTRAHTEIQQGFSLLPGKSFISNFRNLLDDHNMFVLSGLKNSFIIAFSTAILTTYFSALAAYGIHMYKFKGRTFFYFFMLAVIMVPSSIASIGLVTMLYSINWTDNFWVIIIPAIASPTTFFFMKQYLESTLPKEIVEAARVDGSSEFRTFNQIVLPVLKPALAVQFIFSFVASWNNLFLPGLIIQSGNKRTVPIIISLLGNSDPKTFDLGKIYMLMLLAIIPMLIIYLIFSKKIIKGVTLGSVKG, from the coding sequence TTGCCATTGTATTTTTTTAGAGTTATTGTTTATACAGTATTGATTCTAATCACACTTGGAATTATCTTTATTTTCTATACATTAATTATTAATTCAACGAGGGCACACACTGAAATTCAACAAGGGTTCTCATTGTTACCGGGCAAATCATTTATAAGTAACTTTAGAAACTTATTAGATGACCATAATATGTTTGTCTTATCAGGGTTAAAAAATAGTTTTATTATAGCTTTTTCAACAGCCATACTTACAACCTATTTTAGTGCCCTTGCTGCTTATGGTATTCACATGTATAAATTTAAAGGAAGAACATTTTTCTATTTCTTTATGTTAGCGGTTATCATGGTACCCTCCTCAATTGCCAGTATTGGATTAGTTACTATGCTATATAGTATTAACTGGACTGATAACTTTTGGGTAATTATTATTCCAGCAATCGCTTCACCAACAACATTTTTCTTTATGAAACAATATTTAGAGAGTACTTTACCAAAAGAAATCGTAGAAGCTGCTAGAGTGGATGGTTCTAGTGAGTTTAGAACCTTTAATCAAATAGTTTTACCCGTTTTAAAACCAGCACTTGCAGTACAATTTATTTTTTCATTTGTTGCTAGTTGGAACAATTTGTTCTTACCAGGACTTATTATTCAATCAGGAAATAAAAGAACAGTTCCAATTATCATTTCCTTATTAGGAAATTCTGATCCTAAGACCTTTGATTTAGGAAAGATTTATATGTTAATGCTACTAGCAATTATACCAATGCTAATTATTTATTTGATTTTCTCTAAAAAAATTATTAAAGGAGTTACCCTAGGTAGCGTCAAGGGATAA
- a CDS encoding carbohydrate ABC transporter permease yields MSPLEKRKKNKQVNYNRWGYRFIAPFLLIYILFSLIPLISTFYYSFFEYYYAQGGFIKVGPNFFGLNNYMNVFKEGIFFEYLGNTIIIWLMGFIPQIILSLLLALWFTNTRLKIKGQGFFKTIIYMPNLVMAAAFSMLFLQLFSNSGALTTLLIDGKIIPESFSFIDRVWPTRGLIALMNFIMWFGNTTILLMAGIMGIDDTLIESAQVDGANSFQIFFKVILPLLKPILLFVMVTSLVGGVQMFDIPQIFTRNTGGPLSSSKTVMMYIQGLVNPSKQYGKAGAVSVLLFLLTSAVSLTFFFIMNREQLAEHREEKRQRRLQK; encoded by the coding sequence ATGAGTCCATTGGAAAAAAGAAAGAAAAATAAACAAGTTAATTATAATAGGTGGGGTTATAGGTTTATTGCGCCTTTTCTATTAATCTATATACTATTTTCATTAATACCATTAATTTCAACCTTTTATTACAGTTTCTTTGAATATTATTATGCACAAGGTGGCTTCATAAAAGTAGGACCTAATTTTTTTGGATTAAACAATTATATGAATGTTTTTAAAGAAGGAATATTTTTTGAATATTTAGGAAATACTATTATTATTTGGCTCATGGGGTTTATTCCACAAATTATTTTATCTTTATTATTAGCTTTGTGGTTTACTAATACGAGACTTAAAATAAAAGGACAAGGTTTTTTTAAGACAATTATTTATATGCCCAATCTTGTAATGGCAGCGGCATTTTCAATGTTGTTTTTACAATTATTTTCAAATTCTGGAGCACTTACTACATTATTAATTGATGGAAAGATCATTCCAGAAAGTTTTAGTTTCATAGACAGGGTTTGGCCTACTAGAGGATTAATAGCATTAATGAATTTTATTATGTGGTTTGGAAATACAACGATATTACTTATGGCAGGAATTATGGGAATAGATGATACTTTAATTGAATCAGCACAAGTTGATGGTGCTAATTCATTCCAAATATTTTTTAAAGTCATCTTACCTCTATTAAAACCAATTTTATTATTTGTCATGGTAACGTCATTAGTAGGTGGGGTTCAAATGTTTGATATTCCTCAAATATTTACAAGAAATACGGGAGGACCTTTATCATCATCTAAAACAGTTATGATGTATATACAGGGACTTGTTAATCCAAGCAAGCAGTATGGCAAAGCAGGAGCAGTATCCGTCTTATTATTCTTATTAACATCAGCTGTGAGTTTAACCTTCTTCTTTATTATGAACAGAGAACAGTTGGCTGAACATAGGGAAGAAAAAAGACAAAGGAGGTTACAAAAATGA
- a CDS encoding ABC transporter substrate-binding protein → MRLKKIFTPILLLLLTLILVACTNSGSSVEAKKEGDVLVIRIWNNEFQERFRSFYPGYVKTNSDGTDLLDDGTIVKWIQVSNDGNQYQVALDTALAQQGSAAADDKIDIFLIEADYATKYANDRYALDIHEDLKIKKSALADQYQYTKDIVTDEKGVLRATSWQATPGLFAYRQDIAEKLWGAGVTPEQVQEKLKNWAEFDKVATDMKNNGYKMLSGYDDAYRTYSNNFSGKWVDINNNVVIDQKVLDWAKQTKKYKDSGYSNGTSLWDDGWKKDQGPEGDVFGFFYSTWGINFTLLGNSLADANAKQELGNGLFGKYRVVKGPESYYWGGTWIVGAKGTDNPTLVKDIMLKLTANPKIMKDITLKTEDYTNNKTAMNEIANDPNYGSAFLGGQNHIALFTQSADAIDMKNASPYDQGLNEKIQTALKDYFSGTATWQAAWANFVKLVNEIYPELKVPENIAEPK, encoded by the coding sequence ATGAGATTAAAAAAAATCTTTACACCAATTCTTTTACTATTGTTAACACTTATTTTGGTAGCATGTACAAATAGTGGTAGCAGTGTAGAGGCTAAAAAAGAGGGGGATGTTTTAGTTATCCGTATTTGGAATAATGAGTTTCAAGAAAGATTTAGAAGCTTTTATCCAGGGTATGTTAAAACAAACTCAGATGGAACTGACTTGCTTGATGATGGAACTATTGTTAAATGGATTCAAGTATCAAATGATGGCAACCAATATCAAGTAGCACTAGACACAGCATTAGCACAACAAGGTAGTGCGGCTGCAGATGATAAGATTGATATCTTCTTAATTGAAGCAGACTATGCAACTAAATATGCCAATGATAGATATGCATTAGACATTCATGAAGATCTTAAAATTAAAAAGTCTGCCCTAGCAGATCAATATCAATATACAAAAGATATTGTTACTGATGAAAAAGGAGTGCTAAGAGCAACTTCATGGCAAGCAACTCCAGGCTTATTTGCATATAGACAAGATATCGCAGAAAAACTGTGGGGAGCAGGTGTGACACCAGAACAAGTTCAAGAGAAATTAAAGAACTGGGCTGAGTTTGATAAGGTTGCAACTGATATGAAGAATAATGGATATAAGATGTTATCAGGTTATGATGATGCTTATAGAACCTATTCAAATAACTTTAGTGGCAAATGGGTAGATATCAATAATAACGTAGTTATTGATCAAAAAGTCTTAGATTGGGCTAAACAAACTAAAAAGTATAAAGATAGTGGTTATAGTAATGGAACAAGCCTTTGGGATGATGGCTGGAAAAAAGATCAAGGTCCAGAAGGTGATGTATTTGGTTTCTTCTATTCTACTTGGGGTATTAATTTTACATTATTAGGTAATTCACTTGCTGATGCGAATGCTAAGCAAGAACTAGGTAATGGATTATTTGGTAAATATAGAGTAGTAAAAGGACCAGAAAGTTACTACTGGGGTGGTACATGGATTGTTGGAGCTAAAGGAACAGATAATCCAACACTAGTAAAAGATATCATGCTTAAATTAACTGCAAATCCAAAAATAATGAAAGACATCACTTTAAAAACAGAAGATTATACAAATAATAAAACTGCAATGAATGAAATAGCAAACGATCCAAACTATGGTTCTGCATTTTTAGGTGGACAAAATCATATTGCATTATTTACACAATCTGCAGATGCAATTGATATGAAAAATGCTTCACCATATGACCAAGGGTTAAATGAAAAGATTCAAACAGCTCTAAAAGATTATTTCTCAGGTACTGCAACATGGCAAGCTGCATGGGCAAATTTTGTCAAACTAGTCAATGAAATATATCCAGAATTAAAAGTACCAGAAAACATAGCTGAACCTAAGTAA
- a CDS encoding LacI family DNA-binding transcriptional regulator, whose protein sequence is MVKIKDIAEACQVSIGTVSKALNRSHEISEETTRKIIKKANELGYVANSNARSLKTKRSYSLGIIYFDSTNSGLEHEYFSVMLNGIKKEAEESGYDVVLISNKIGGLKNSYLSHAKYRGCDGVIIVSADFKNPKITTLVESDLPTVTIDHLFHNRTSILSDNVKGLETIVEYLHDKGHKKIAFIHGEDTEVTRNRLASFYRTCQKLKLDIPDSYIKEAQYHIPKYSGLATRELLALEDRPTCIIYPDDYSYLGGLTEIEKHKLKIGEDISVVGYDGIYLSRVLRPVLTTYVQDSNKIGMMAARKLIEMIENPKTYIPEQVVISGYLQQGKTVKTLNSL, encoded by the coding sequence ATGGTTAAGATAAAAGACATAGCAGAAGCATGCCAAGTATCAATCGGAACTGTCAGTAAAGCTTTAAATCGTTCTCATGAAATTAGTGAAGAAACAACTAGAAAAATCATTAAGAAAGCTAATGAACTTGGGTATGTAGCAAATTCTAATGCAAGAAGTTTAAAAACTAAACGCTCTTATAGTTTAGGGATTATTTATTTTGATAGTACAAACAGCGGATTAGAACACGAATATTTTAGTGTGATGTTAAATGGGATAAAAAAAGAAGCTGAAGAGTCGGGCTATGATGTTGTCCTCATTAGCAATAAAATAGGAGGACTTAAAAATTCTTATTTAAGTCATGCAAAATATAGAGGCTGTGACGGGGTGATTATTGTTTCAGCAGATTTCAAAAACCCTAAAATTACAACTTTAGTAGAATCTGACTTACCAACAGTGACTATAGATCATCTATTTCATAATCGTACAAGCATTCTATCAGATAATGTTAAAGGGCTAGAAACAATTGTTGAGTACCTACATGATAAGGGGCATAAAAAAATTGCCTTTATTCACGGAGAAGATACTGAAGTAACCAGAAACCGTTTAGCAAGTTTTTATCGCACATGCCAAAAATTAAAATTAGACATACCTGATAGTTATATTAAAGAAGCACAATATCATATTCCCAAATATAGTGGACTAGCAACTAGAGAACTTTTAGCCCTAGAGGATAGACCAACATGCATTATATATCCTGATGATTATTCTTACTTAGGCGGATTAACTGAAATAGAAAAGCATAAGTTAAAAATTGGAGAAGACATTAGTGTTGTAGGATATGATGGGATTTACTTATCTAGAGTTTTAAGACCTGTTTTAACAACCTATGTGCAAGATAGCAATAAAATTGGAATGATGGCAGCTAGAAAATTAATAGAAATGATTGAAAACCCGAAAACTTATATTCCAGAACAAGTTGTAATATCAGGCTATCTTCAACAAGGAAAGACTGTTAAAACACTGAATAGTTTATAA
- a CDS encoding ATP-binding cassette domain-containing protein, with the protein MIETIKIKNVKYFKEDILLKLGNYPTLEIIGNNNSGKTTILRCLEEINNFIKGEVTSKNLEYISNYNEVFIYEISFIINEKKFQYEYRIQNNSIIYERLSGQYDSYFKDIYVKNESSIKLGKQVTGDIKKYLELIKLDEKRLILPFLRHTKDNDLFSAIFDVLTNWKFIYKYENEEQSSKIKVTKILDSLNDTYSLMLFDNLYDGLDTDMIGILLEFMIRNTQIIYTSVKQNIKIEKEDHNTYLL; encoded by the coding sequence ATGATAGAGACAATAAAAATAAAGAATGTAAAATACTTTAAAGAAGATATTCTTTTAAAATTAGGCAATTACCCTACTTTAGAGATTATAGGAAATAACAATTCGGGTAAAACAACTATTCTTAGATGTTTAGAAGAAATAAATAATTTTATAAAAGGAGAAGTTACTTCAAAAAACTTAGAATACATTAGTAATTATAATGAAGTATTCATTTATGAAATTAGTTTTATTATTAATGAAAAGAAGTTTCAATATGAATATAGAATTCAAAATAATAGTATTATATACGAAAGGTTAAGTGGACAATACGATTCATATTTTAAAGATATATATGTTAAAAATGAATCTAGTATAAAATTAGGTAAGCAAGTCACAGGGGATATTAAAAAGTACTTAGAACTGATCAAACTGGATGAAAAAAGACTTATATTACCTTTTTTAAGACATACTAAAGATAACGATCTATTTAGTGCAATCTTTGATGTACTCACTAACTGGAAGTTTATTTATAAATATGAAAACGAGGAACAATCTTCTAAAATTAAGGTAACTAAAATTTTAGATTCATTAAATGATACTTATAGTCTCATGTTATTCGATAATTTATATGATGGATTAGATACTGATATGATAGGAATATTGCTAGAATTTATGATAAGGAATACACAAATTATTTATACTAGCGTCAAACAAAATATTAAAATAGAAAAAGAAGATCATAATACGTACCTACTGTAA
- a CDS encoding RluA family pseudouridine synthase: MKQFKITTDDIGQRLDHYLTQNLDLTRSRIQQLIKEEHILINDKKEKTGYILKLDDLITVIIPEVKTLELKPVDLKLDIVYEDSDILVVNKPQGLVVHPASSYNEPTLVHGLLHEIDDLSDINGTYRPGIVHRIDKDTSGLLVVAKTDKAHKKLSEDLKVHDVKREYIAIIYGHIEDKGKIDAPIGRHKVNRLKMSVTHDGKDAITHFETIERYKGYSLIRCFLETGRTHQIRVHLAYIGHPILGDPIYGPKKVYGSSGQYLHARKLSFNHPITNDLVTFEVDVPDNFKEVLKKIENEEI; this comes from the coding sequence ATGAAGCAATTTAAAATAACAACAGATGATATTGGGCAACGACTTGATCACTATTTAACTCAAAATCTAGATTTAACAAGAAGTAGAATTCAACAATTAATTAAAGAAGAACATATTCTTATTAATGATAAAAAAGAAAAAACAGGATATATCTTAAAGTTAGATGATCTTATAACAGTTATTATTCCAGAGGTTAAAACACTAGAGTTAAAACCTGTAGATTTAAAACTAGATATCGTTTATGAGGATTCAGATATTCTAGTAGTTAATAAACCTCAAGGGTTAGTTGTTCATCCGGCTAGTAGCTATAATGAACCTACCTTAGTTCATGGACTTTTACATGAAATAGATGATTTAAGTGATATCAATGGGACATATCGACCAGGGATTGTTCATAGAATAGATAAAGATACAAGTGGGCTTTTAGTAGTAGCTAAAACGGATAAAGCACATAAAAAATTATCAGAAGATTTAAAAGTTCATGATGTTAAAAGAGAATATATCGCAATTATTTATGGACACATTGAAGATAAGGGTAAGATAGATGCTCCAATTGGTAGACATAAAGTCAATAGACTAAAAATGAGTGTTACGCATGATGGTAAAGATGCAATTACTCATTTTGAAACAATTGAAAGATATAAAGGCTATTCACTTATTAGGTGTTTCCTAGAAACGGGGAGAACACATCAAATCAGAGTGCATTTAGCTTATATTGGACATCCTATTTTAGGTGATCCAATATATGGACCTAAAAAAGTATATGGGTCTTCTGGACAATATTTACATGCTAGAAAACTATCATTTAATCATCCTATAACTAATGACTTAGTAACTTTTGAAGTTGATGTTCCAGATAACTTTAAAGAAGTATTGAAAAAAATAGAAAACGAAGAAATATAA
- the lspA gene encoding signal peptidase II, producing the protein MIIGLISIIVLIGLDQGTKYLMKEILTGSKTIVAIPNLLEFNYYENTGAAFGSFQGHQLLFFGITIVVLLVLGYLFTKVDFSKKKVYSISLVLLIAGTLGNAIDRLILGYVIDFLHMPFIQYILFGNNFIFNLADAFLTFGVILFAIDILFLEDKRKKKTNEAI; encoded by the coding sequence ATGATAATAGGACTTATAAGTATTATAGTATTAATAGGATTAGATCAAGGTACAAAGTATCTTATGAAAGAAATATTAACAGGAAGTAAAACGATTGTTGCTATCCCAAATTTATTAGAGTTTAATTACTATGAAAACACTGGGGCAGCATTTGGATCTTTTCAAGGACATCAATTACTGTTTTTCGGAATTACCATTGTTGTTCTACTTGTTTTAGGATACTTATTTACTAAAGTTGATTTTAGTAAGAAAAAAGTATACTCAATTAGTCTAGTTTTATTGATTGCTGGAACTTTAGGAAATGCTATTGATAGACTTATATTAGGGTATGTAATTGATTTTTTACATATGCCGTTTATTCAATATATATTATTTGGAAATAACTTTATCTTTAATTTAGCGGATGCCTTTTTAACTTTTGGAGTGATTTTGTTTGCTATTGATATTTTATTTTTAGAAGATAAAAGAAAGAAGAAAACAAATGAAGCAATTTAA
- a CDS encoding S16 family serine protease, translating to MTKFKKIFFTCLFAYCYVMMALIIPTDYQVTAPGTIGSVSEDILIDNKTNTLDLYTISVYYKTKITPFEKMVFGLSQSMDTDKMSAYESSLTKKEESLQGQISKEASYQMSLIKAFELAKMKKTDIDFTSNFLGLKVYYSELEQRESLKIGTLIKSINGFNTYEEMINSIKKDKNYSFLLEDGTTVSFASGKKYLFYPYYSFESKTSNIDLKGLNTYTGGPSGGMMQTLHIYASLLNYEKINSKIVGTGTINNDGTIGKIGGATQKIYTANRYKANHFFMAKDNYDEELKVIEKFPNMKIYRIETIEQAVKILDEIYTKLH from the coding sequence ATGACTAAATTTAAGAAAATCTTTTTTACATGTCTTTTCGCTTATTGTTACGTTATGATGGCTTTAATTATACCAACAGATTACCAAGTAACCGCGCCAGGCACAATCGGTAGTGTATCAGAAGATATCTTAATTGATAATAAAACCAATACACTAGATCTATATACTATTTCAGTTTATTATAAAACAAAAATAACACCATTTGAAAAAATGGTTTTTGGTCTTTCTCAATCTATGGATACAGATAAAATGTCTGCTTATGAAAGTAGTTTAACAAAAAAAGAGGAGTCTCTTCAAGGACAAATTTCTAAAGAAGCCTCATATCAAATGTCCTTAATTAAAGCTTTTGAATTAGCTAAAATGAAAAAAACTGATATTGATTTTACTTCTAATTTTTTAGGACTAAAAGTTTATTACAGTGAGTTAGAACAAAGAGAAAGTTTAAAAATAGGAACTTTAATTAAAAGTATCAATGGATTTAACACCTATGAAGAAATGATAAATAGTATTAAGAAGGATAAAAACTATAGTTTTTTATTAGAAGATGGCACTACAGTTTCCTTTGCTAGTGGGAAAAAATACTTATTTTATCCATATTATTCATTTGAAAGTAAAACATCAAACATTGATCTTAAAGGATTAAACACATACACTGGTGGACCTTCAGGTGGAATGATGCAAACCCTGCACATATACGCAAGTTTATTAAACTATGAAAAAATAAATTCAAAAATTGTTGGGACTGGGACAATTAATAACGATGGAACAATAGGGAAAATTGGTGGAGCTACACAAAAAATTTATACTGCAAATAGATATAAAGCCAATCACTTTTTCATGGCTAAAGATAACTACGATGAAGAATTGAAAGTAATAGAAAAATTTCCTAATATGAAAATTTATCGAATAGAAACTATAGAACAGGCGGTAAAAATACTAGATGAAATATATACTAAACTTCATTAA
- a CDS encoding deoxycytidylate deaminase, which yields MKRQKYISWDEYFIGVAQLSALRSKDPSTQVGACIVNTDKRIIGIGYNGLPSGCEDDEFPWERENKSIVDTKYPYVVHAEANAILNATRETKGSSIYVTLFPCNECMKLIIQSGIKEIVYVSDKYSETDLHKAAFKMMKAANISYRQINASEVVKND from the coding sequence ATGAAACGACAAAAATATATTTCATGGGATGAATATTTTATTGGAGTAGCACAATTATCTGCTTTAAGAAGTAAAGATCCAAGTACACAAGTTGGCGCTTGTATTGTTAATACTGATAAAAGAATTATAGGCATTGGATATAATGGTTTACCTAGTGGCTGTGAAGATGATGAATTTCCATGGGAAAGAGAAAATAAGAGCATTGTAGATACTAAATATCCCTATGTTGTTCATGCTGAGGCAAATGCTATTTTAAATGCTACCAGAGAAACTAAAGGTTCTAGCATATATGTAACATTATTTCCTTGTAACGAATGTATGAAATTAATCATTCAAAGTGGTATTAAAGAAATAGTCTATGTTTCAGATAAATATAGTGAAACAGACTTACACAAGGCTGCATTTAAAATGATGAAAGCTGCAAATATTTCGTATAGACAAATAAATGCTAGTGAAGTAGTGAAAAATGACTAA
- the msrA gene encoding peptide-methionine (S)-S-oxide reductase MsrA: MNKIYLAGGCFWGVEAYFKQLKGVLDTKVGYANGNKENPTYEEVCSGLYHFSEAIEIIYTNEVRLETILEHFFRIINPFSLNKQGGDIGIQYRTGIYYETLETKEIALKFIEKKQSESSQKIVVEVEPLVNFYDAEKYHQDYLTKNPNGYCHIDLGLLKDEEKK; encoded by the coding sequence ATGAATAAAATCTATTTAGCGGGTGGTTGTTTTTGGGGCGTAGAAGCTTATTTTAAACAATTAAAAGGTGTTTTAGACACTAAGGTAGGCTATGCTAATGGTAATAAAGAAAACCCTACATACGAAGAAGTATGTAGTGGTCTTTACCATTTTTCTGAAGCTATTGAAATTATATACACAAATGAAGTGAGACTAGAAACAATATTAGAACACTTTTTTAGAATCATTAATCCTTTTTCCTTAAATAAGCAAGGAGGAGATATCGGCATTCAATATAGAACAGGCATCTATTATGAAACACTAGAAACAAAAGAAATAGCACTTAAATTCATAGAGAAAAAACAAAGTGAAAGTTCACAAAAAATAGTAGTTGAAGTAGAACCTTTAGTTAATTTTTATGATGCTGAAAAATATCATCAAGATTATTTAACTAAAAATCCAAATGGTTATTGTCATATTGATTTGGGACTTTTAAAAGATGAGGAGAAAAAATGA